DNA sequence from the Nesterenkonia lutea genome:
ATCCAGGTGCAAGACCATGTCCCACACTGCCTCTGACGAGCAGACGCTCAGCTCCGCCGCCGCCATGGACGCGGTGACACTTCACGTCGGCGATCTCGAGCTGATGTCCTCCTACTACAACCAGGCCCTCGCGCTCGCCCCCGTGGAGGAGATCGCCCGGGGTGGCCAGGTGCATCGCGTCCTGGGTCGAGGCAGCGTCCCGATGCTGCGCCTCGTGCACACGCCGGATCTTCCATCCGTCAACCCCCGGGACGCGGGGCTGTTTCACACGGCGTTCCTCTTCGAGAGTCCTGCGGCGCTGGCGGCAACGGTGCATCGGGCCGCCTCCGATTCGCGGTCGCAGTTCGTGGGATCCAGTGATCACCTGGTCAGTGAGGCCTTTTACTTCACGGATCCGGAGGGCAACGGAATCGAGGTGTACCGGGACCGGCCGCGGGAAAAGTGGGAGTACCGCAACGGGGAGCTGCAGATGGCGAGCTACCCGTTGGATCCGACGGAGTACCTGCGGCGGCATCTTGGAGATGCTCCGGCGGGAACGCCGAGCGCCCCGGGAACGGTGGGTCATGTCCACCTGCAGGTCGGTGACGTGGATCAGGCGCGTGCGTTCTACGTGGAGGCTCTGGGCTTTCAGACCACCGTGAGCAGCTATCCGGGTGCACTCTTCGCCGCCGCTGGCGGGTATCACCACCATGTGGCCATGAACATCTGGAACAGTCGAGGAGCCGGTCCTCGTGCCGCCCGGCTGGGACTGGGTGATGTCGCCATCTCGGTTCCGCTGCGTGAAGACCTCGATGCCCTGGCCGCCCGGCTGCGGGCGCGCAGCATCTCCCATGACGACGACGGGCGTCGGATCGCCACTCGTGACCCGTGGGGCACCCAGGTCACTGTCGCGCTGCCGGGTGGGACGACGGAGGAGCTTCTCGCGCGCTAGACCGTCCAGTTGAAGAGGCGCTGGCCGCTCCTGCGTCGCCGGCAGGCCGGCGGCGTTCTGGGGGCGGGGCTCTGCGGACGAGGTGATCACCCAAGCGGCCGTGGCGCGCACCGCATCGTGGCTGCCGCTGCACACGTCTCCCCAGGAGCGTGTATACCAAGGTCTGGGCCACAGCATGCATGCGGAGCAGATCAGCGACGCGCAGCAGTTCTGCCGAGCTGAGCTCGCGGCGGGTTCAGTCGAGGGAGGCTGAATCTGCGGAGACCGAGGGATGCCGACGTGCCTGTTCCGCAGTCACGTCGGCATCATGGGCCGCGTAGAGCGGACGCAGGGTGTCCCCCGCGTCGAGGCGATCCAGGATGCGGCTCGTGATATCGGTGAGCTGGGTGACCTGCTCGGGGCTCAGCCCGTCCAGCACCAGTGAACGGACCGCCTCGACATGCCCCGGCGCCGCCGCGACGACCTTCTCCCATCCGCTCTCGGTGAGCACGGCATTCGTGGCGCGGCGGTCCTCCTCACAGGGGCTGCGCCTGAGGTATCCCCGCTTCTCGAGCCGGGAGACCACATGGGACAGGCGCGGGAGCGTGGCGTTGGTCACCTGTGCCAGGTAGGTCATCCGGAGCGTCTGATTCTCCGATTCCGAGAGGAAGGAGAGCACCCGGTAGTCAAAATGGGTCAGTTCGGCATCCCGACGAAGCTGGCCGTCGAGGGCACCGGGCAGCATCTCCAGGATGGAGGCGAGCCTCACCCAGGCGGCGAGTTCATACGATGTCAGCCAACGGGTGGTCATGGTTCTTCTCTCTGCGGGACGCGAAACCGTTTTCGCG
Encoded proteins:
- a CDS encoding VOC family protein, translated to MSHTASDEQTLSSAAAMDAVTLHVGDLELMSSYYNQALALAPVEEIARGGQVHRVLGRGSVPMLRLVHTPDLPSVNPRDAGLFHTAFLFESPAALAATVHRAASDSRSQFVGSSDHLVSEAFYFTDPEGNGIEVYRDRPREKWEYRNGELQMASYPLDPTEYLRRHLGDAPAGTPSAPGTVGHVHLQVGDVDQARAFYVEALGFQTTVSSYPGALFAAAGGYHHHVAMNIWNSRGAGPRAARLGLGDVAISVPLREDLDALAARLRARSISHDDDGRRIATRDPWGTQVTVALPGGTTEELLAR
- a CDS encoding MarR family winged helix-turn-helix transcriptional regulator, which encodes MTTRWLTSYELAAWVRLASILEMLPGALDGQLRRDAELTHFDYRVLSFLSESENQTLRMTYLAQVTNATLPRLSHVVSRLEKRGYLRRSPCEEDRRATNAVLTESGWEKVVAAAPGHVEAVRSLVLDGLSPEQVTQLTDITSRILDRLDAGDTLRPLYAAHDADVTAEQARRHPSVSADSASLD